The segment TTCAAATTGCAAGCACACATTGTTTGCGACTACTAATGGAGTGCGATTTCGGACGAACTCACACACGTGCCGGCCGACTCCGCATTATACGGACGCGCGCGCAGTcaatatacacacacgcatataaaacataataaaatgctCTCGCCAGTTTTGAGTCCTGCGCGCGCGATAATAAAACCATCTGCCCAAAGATCatcgagcagcagcagttctGATGGATGCCAGTGCAGCTGCACCATGCCGAATAGTTGTGGGGCCGTGATGCCTGAAATACATAAAGCACACACGGAGAGAGCGCGCCCGCTGTGGTAAAAATCTCCCCCTGTCATATGTGTGCGTGTGCAGAACTCAGCACCTGTCCCCTGGGCGGCTCTGACGCGCTTATTGCACGCCGCCAATGCGAACACCGATGCAGAAACATTTCAAAACGTTTAATAACTGAAGAACATCAGAGTGTATACTAAGTTTCATCAGCtgctgacatttttttaactgtgatTGCACGTTCCCTTAACCCCATCCATATAAGCGcttgctgattgtgagcagcgACATGCGCGAGAAGGTCGTGCCGGcacgaataattttttaggagGTGTGCCCACTGCCCTGTGCCCTGAGGTTGGACCTATCAGCAGAGGCCATGCTATTGATGCCACTCGTGAATTCTCTTGAAATCTAGATTTTCTTCTCAAAAACTGTCATATTTTCGCtccagtaaaaatataaataaagtttttttgcTCCTGATtgtccctgtccgaggaccgggaagggcgcgcactgcagtagcacgaatgctgaaacccgggtccaaataacaccgcgaacggataacatgggcgcaccaggccgcacagggaccaagcccactcaagggccacttgcctccgcaacgaggactgcattgaaacgctaatAGACATTTCGTCCCGtgagccaaatcacgcatgctggaaaggtgcaaaccagccaGTATTAGCGAGTTGGCGCCTCCCAGCCAGtggagcaatttgagcatttcatcgAGTCAccaaactaaccactttttgccatctctgacattgggtagccagtattagatctcagAACTGCTcaattgctttgacactcctgagagtacCTTTTAACAaagcgagccaacgggctggttttctgaccctcgtttattttttgttcttacaAGCAATTTAGAAACGCATTCACTCTCAATTTATGTGGAGTCCAGCAAAAATTTGAGTTgaataaatgttcaatttagattccaaataatattcatATAGCTTAAATCATGTCTACGAATCCCTTTTAGCCAGAAAATGAataccaaaaaaattagtaagaTTCTTcatataaaaagttttatgaCTCATAGGAAACAAATATACAGTTAATTGATGCCGACTCCATCGAGACTGAAACTATTGATTAATGCGAGAACACCGCCGCACCGCGCCGCCACCGAAAGTGGAAAAAGTAATTGATGATGCCAGAAAAACCGCGTGGAATCAGTCATAAGGTTGCGCGACCTGTGGAAGATCGGTTACAGTCCAGGGTTTAAAATCGTCGCGCAAAAGGGGTGTTTTTTTAGGGTATAGGGTTGCGTGGCTGACAGGGGATGACGGTCGACGTCAAAGTCGACAAAAAGTGTCGTGTCGCACATGTTTTCAGGGTGGAATTTTCCGCAAAGACCAAATTTGAGgttgaaaacttgaaattgttCGGAGTTTTTTAGATTGTTAAGAAAGTTCAACCAAAACCCGACTTTTCGTTACCAACCGAGGACCGCATTTCGTATAGGCGGTCAAATGTCATAAATCTCGACACAAAAACGTGAAATTCGGTTAGAGGGTACAAAAtaaagtgctgagcagaaaaaattttggtttttgaaaatcagaccaaaCTTGTCCATTTTCATAAGGGTTGTTTGGCGGTGCAGCTCGACACCTATGGGAAAACGAGTGTCGACCGGCGGCCAAACCGCAGCGGGTATATTGTGGGCACCAGtataaggagagtaaaggcACGAATGATGCACGCGTTTGACGCCGATCCTTTGTAATTTGAACTGatgttcaaatcaatttttgtgagtatatatttattcttaatgtgaatttgttttcaaactaTTGCTATTCCTTtgtgaattgtaaatttattatggcGAAAAGTATGTTTATAACGGCAACTTGGCCGAGAGGGTGTCGTTTGCATGGACCAGCTATAGCTAAACTTGTAATATTGAAAAGGAATAACCAATCGGAAGTTAATGCTCGAGTCGGATTCCCAAGGAGGTGAGCTCCATTGAAGATCGTCGATTGAATgccaaattattgtttatttgttgAGTATGATTGTAAATGACTTACCatgaactgaaatttataatttaattgccacaCGTCATTTAGGATTAAATCTGTCGGTTTTTAATTgactttaataaaaacaaccAGTTAATTTCTCCTCTCACCCCAATGAATTCGTGACACagtgaacaaaattttaacgcaCGGACTACTTGGAGAAAATAATGCTGCAATGAGCGATTGAGCTAAGAATTAAGTAGTCCTGCTTTGCGCTGCGCAGAACTGGGCGCTGTGATTGGTGGTCAGAAAGCACGTGGAGGTGAAAGGAGGAGCTACTAGAACGGTGTCTTCCATATACAAACCACGGTTAGTGCAGCGAGCCTCGTCAGTTGGTTGCTGAGTGTGAAAGGGAGAAACAGTGACTGCTGGCTCGCGGATCAGTGCGTATAGCATTCTTTGACTTAGAGAATTTTCATCAACCAGCAGCATTATGCCGCGGTCATTGATGAGAGAAAACTACCGCCATTGCCCACTGAAAAAGCGACCAGTAGTGGTGATCAGAGATGGTATgtaccaatttttaatatttttagaattttttattttttcggtttttggaGAGTTAACGTAATCCAAATTTGCAACAGTTAAAgtctcttttgatttttataacttGTTACACGATAGAGTATCGTATTCAAGAAAGGTTGTTGCTCTCCAGACCTCTTTCgggtaaaaaaatcctttttctgTTCCTGCTCCAAATTCTGATTTCCGGTTCTGTTCTGTTCCTGTTTTGtcctgttttttctttaaatttaattccatttaacaaattgatcttttattaattttacacctgtgttttgtttgctcttaattatttgaaacttccaTTTTAATAGATATTCAAAGTTTTTGAATAGTGTCTAATCCTAATTCCTCTTTATGAACTAAACGGTAAAAATACTATGCAACCCACACAGAATTTAATATccaacaaattatttccaaaaaatgcttaaaatgaaaaatttgcagaaaactccgaaaaaatgttattttgatACAGTAGATTGATTCggtaaaatactaaaattttagtttgtttgaACACCACTGACTATAATTAAGTAGTTGtgctttttaacaaatattttataaattaaaagccaaAGTGTAAACACGgtggataatttttaggctaaatatttagttacatgaaagaaagtaaacGTTGTAAAGCAGTATCAAAACGAAAAGttaaggaaaaagcaggaattcttgTTTCTTGTTTCCATTTCCTCATTCCTGTCTTGGAATACGCTTTACCGATAGTGCCAAGGAACcgtcatttttaaaagggattgcgtgattttgaaacaaaagtaCTTGTATACAAGTACTTTCAAAGTACAAGTCAAACAaagatgattaaaatatttttgaataatttttcaacacatACAAATATTGTTTATGTTTCTCTcgtaaatattgttttattgatAGTAGTATTGTGGTATGATGCATATACAGGTCCGGACTggcgccaattttttttaccggGGACTGTTGATCAGGCCCGGACTGGcgccaattttttaaccgTGGACTGTTGATTTTCTTGGCCCCGAGCATCTGCTGCCCATTCcgcacccccccccccccgtgagatttttttgctgtaaaaataatgatacatttgaaatatttctttttttctgcttgtggccctatatattatttataaaatttgaggtaaaaaattttaacaccattggaaaacttttttttttaagaaaatcgaATGCGTCACATGTGGGGTTTGGCCGTGAGTcgcacgaataaaaaattaagacgtCGTttaccagtccgggcctgtgcatgtaaaattttaatgccatCCAGATTTTGTGTCGTGCGCCAACGTTCGATAAAAACTTTTGACCCATATATTTCTCGCAATGGGACATACTCTAAAACTAACAACTATTTGGAGCAAAGACTAAcgagccaaaatattttgcttacaGAACCAGACGACAAAGAAATGGAAGTGAGCGAACCAGAAAACTTGAGCACCAAGCCACAGGACCTGAGCGTGCGGCGGGTCGATTCACCAGTGTCACCTCCCCCGCTGGTGATCTCAACAACGCCGTCACCGCCACCCCTGACGTCGCTGCCGCCGTCTCCGCTGTCGCTGCCTCCGATGTACCTCCACAAGCCACCCAGCAGCGGCGTGCTGGAACCACTCAGCCTGAACACCCCTGTGCCCACCGAGCAGATGAGCTGGCCGCCGATTGCCCAGCCGAGACACCTCCACCACCATCAGTTCTCGCACCACCAACACCAACACCTGCCCCACCAAACCAACTACTTACCCTACCCGTCATTCGGGCCGGTGTTGATCAGACGACCGCCGGTGAGCACCGTGCAACTCCCTCAGCAGGCGTTGTCGCGCCCGAGGTCGTTGTCGCCGACACTAGCGCAGCACCGGGTGTACTCGTCGTTCATGCCCACCTACCCCGAAAGTACCGCCGAACTGAATCTGCTGTCGCCGTCCAGCTCGTCTGCCTCGTCCGGCGAGATCTTCGGCGTGGAGGACCTCAGTCGGCCGGCCAAGGGGACGGCGAACCAGAAGTTCAGCTGCCAATCTTGCAGCAAGAGCTACTCGAGCTTCTCCGGCCTGAGCAAGCACCGCTCCCTGCACTGTCCGGCGTCGTCGGTGTCCCTCACCTCGGACGACGACAAcgccaacaacaacaacatcaaCGCGCCTCCCAAGTCATTCAGCTGCAAGTACTGCGAGAAGACGTACGTGTCGCTGGGCGCGCTCAAGATGCACATCCGGACGCACACGCTGCCGTGCAAGTGCAAACTGTGCGGCAAGGCGTTCTCGCGGCCGTGGCTGCTGCAAGGACACATCCGCACGCACACCGGCGAGAAGCCCTTCTCGTGCCAGCACTGCTGCAGGGCCTTCGCCGACAGGTCCAACCTCAGGGCGCACCTCCAGACGCATTCGGACGTGAAAAAGTACTCGTGCCAGCACTGTAGCAAGACCTTCTCGCGCATGTCGCTGCTCGGCAAGCACTTGGACGGCGGATGTTCCGGCATCAGCCAGCACAGCGTAGACTCCATTatcatgcagcagcagcagcagatgcaGCTCGTGCACTGATTCTCCGCCTCCTTGTAAAAAATCCACCGCTCTGAGTACCTCCCTCTGGGTCGTCGCAATTGGTCCGAATTTTACCTGACGTGGAACTGCCCCAAAAGTAATTCGCCCACTCCCCAGAAAGAAACTTAATCATGAtcttaaccattttttttaataaaaggaaCATATCACACAagtagataattttaaatgatttatttttttatttatagttgTCATTAGGACTCCGCGCCCTACTGACAACAGACATACATTCCAAAAATATGACAGATTTTAAGAATTCTTTACTCCTAAATCAAGCTTGACAATTCCACGAAAATTCTCCAGGATACAGTCATTCGGGCTAATTACGGGCCGACCCTCCTCAGCCGTGAAGCAGCATtgccataattatttattcaattttttgctacaACGACTTTGGCGAATTCACCTCATGTGCCTTGTTGTATACTTTGTCGGTAATTCTTGCTTAAGTGCCAAGACCAAGTTGAGCCCGagcttttcctctttttaaacttaatttattactttacATTCCTCTCACAAAAGCGCAATGGATTTAATTTCGTTTAGTGTAGGAATCCACCGAATTGAAAGCATATttagttgtaatttttcctattacatatattatttggC is part of the Cloeon dipterum chromosome 1, ieCloDipt1.1, whole genome shotgun sequence genome and harbors:
- the LOC135933934 gene encoding protein snail homolog Sna-like — encoded protein: MPRSLMRENYRHCPLKKRPVVVIRDEPDDKEMEVSEPENLSTKPQDLSVRRVDSPVSPPPLVISTTPSPPPLTSLPPSPLSLPPMYLHKPPSSGVLEPLSLNTPVPTEQMSWPPIAQPRHLHHHQFSHHQHQHLPHQTNYLPYPSFGPVLIRRPPVSTVQLPQQALSRPRSLSPTLAQHRVYSSFMPTYPESTAELNLLSPSSSSASSGEIFGVEDLSRPAKGTANQKFSCQSCSKSYSSFSGLSKHRSLHCPASSVSLTSDDDNANNNNINAPPKSFSCKYCEKTYVSLGALKMHIRTHTLPCKCKLCGKAFSRPWLLQGHIRTHTGEKPFSCQHCCRAFADRSNLRAHLQTHSDVKKYSCQHCSKTFSRMSLLGKHLDGGCSGISQHSVDSIIMQQQQQMQLVH